From the genome of Flavobacterium luteolum, one region includes:
- a CDS encoding CDP-alcohol phosphatidyltransferase family protein — MNIKKHIPNLITLINLFCGCVAIVYVSQNNYLMAFYMVCLGIFFDFFDGFFARLFKVSSPLGLQLDSLADMVTSGVTPGYVMYSMFTNSAHEFGTHPAIPFLGFIITLGSCYRLANFNIDTRQTDSFIGLPTPANALFILSLPLVISFSDSLMVLEILTNQWVLLMITLCSAYILNAEIPLFALKIKKFSLKENALQIVFLIISVLMIVFLQYIAIPLIIAFYVLLSIINNLFLKK; from the coding sequence ATGAACATTAAAAAGCATATTCCAAATCTAATTACATTAATAAATCTTTTCTGCGGCTGTGTCGCAATAGTTTATGTTTCTCAGAACAATTATTTAATGGCTTTTTATATGGTTTGTTTGGGAATCTTTTTTGATTTCTTTGATGGCTTTTTTGCCAGATTATTTAAAGTGTCAAGTCCGCTTGGCTTACAGTTGGATTCTCTTGCAGATATGGTTACGAGCGGTGTAACTCCAGGATATGTTATGTATAGCATGTTTACTAATAGCGCTCACGAATTTGGAACACATCCAGCAATTCCGTTTTTAGGATTTATTATCACTTTAGGATCTTGCTATCGTTTGGCTAATTTTAATATCGATACTCGTCAGACTGATTCTTTCATCGGGCTGCCAACACCTGCGAACGCTTTGTTTATTTTAAGTCTTCCTTTAGTTATTTCATTTTCAGATTCTTTGATGGTTTTAGAAATCTTAACCAATCAATGGGTTTTGTTAATGATCACATTATGCAGTGCTTATATTTTAAATGCTGAAATTCCGTTGTTTGCTTTAAAAATTAAAAAATTCAGTTTGAAAGAAAATGCACTTCAAATTGTATTTTTGATTATTTCTGTATTAATGATTGTTTTCCTTCAATATATAGCGATTCCACTGATTATTGCTTTTTATGTATTACTGTCTATCATCAATAATCTTTTTTTGAAAAAGTAA